A genome region from Streptomyces sp. S4.7 includes the following:
- a CDS encoding ATP-binding protein, with protein sequence MHTRHREPQLLGNEGTLERMARILAARNIDPADAAALPDDPEPFSPLDALLAGMPPRYQAAVADHPRVLDWVAEVTEAAVAPSRGARRQVTTGPSLLMAGVVGAGKTHQAYGAVRALVESGVGVRWRATTAADLYADLRPRPGVDSERELAAVCRCPLLIIDDLGAAKASEWVEEVTYRLINRRYNYELPTLITTNLAIKDLRSYLGDRVASRLAEMTDRAEFEAVDRRRHSAAA encoded by the coding sequence ATGCACACCCGTCACCGCGAACCGCAGCTCCTCGGCAACGAAGGCACCCTGGAGCGCATGGCCCGGATCCTGGCCGCCCGCAACATCGACCCGGCCGACGCCGCCGCGCTCCCCGACGACCCCGAGCCGTTCTCCCCGCTCGACGCCCTCCTGGCCGGGATGCCCCCGCGCTACCAGGCGGCCGTCGCCGACCACCCGAGGGTCCTGGACTGGGTCGCGGAGGTCACCGAGGCGGCCGTCGCCCCCAGCCGGGGAGCCCGGCGGCAGGTCACCACCGGGCCCAGCCTCCTGATGGCCGGAGTCGTCGGCGCGGGCAAGACGCACCAGGCGTACGGCGCGGTCCGAGCGCTCGTGGAGAGCGGGGTCGGCGTGCGCTGGCGCGCGACCACCGCCGCCGACCTCTACGCCGATCTCCGCCCCCGGCCCGGGGTCGACAGCGAGCGGGAGCTGGCGGCCGTCTGCCGCTGCCCGCTCCTGATCATCGACGACCTCGGCGCGGCCAAGGCCAGCGAGTGGGTCGAGGAAGTGACGTACCGGCTGATCAACCGGCGGTACAACTACGAACTCCCCACGCTGATCACGACCAACCTGGCGATCAAGGACCTGCGCTCGTACCTCGGTGACCGCGTCGCCTCCCGACTCGCGGAGATGACCGACCGGGCCGAGTTCGAGGCCGTCGACCGCAGACGCCACAGCGCCGCCGCCTGA
- the mobC gene encoding plasmid mobilization relaxosome protein MobC, whose translation MNTNDPVATSAGQQRAPTTAPGGASYRVRRSYGPTYALAPAQEGGGSPAGPRARARGDQPGNRHQGAPVTGGEADDPADPEQTSPSTPAFPDRTPRRRSRNPSERARKTTTRLSDTEKSEITDAATQRGVTVARFLATAGLSAARGHAAVHSNDQLDAAIDELAALRTALARIGNNINQIAFVLNSGGHPRAGELEHALGTLTGLLARVDDAANDLVTRRL comes from the coding sequence GTGAACACCAACGACCCGGTGGCCACCTCCGCTGGACAGCAGCGTGCCCCCACCACGGCTCCTGGCGGAGCAAGCTATCGCGTACGACGGTCCTACGGCCCGACGTACGCACTTGCCCCCGCCCAGGAGGGCGGGGGAAGCCCGGCGGGTCCCCGCGCGAGGGCGCGCGGGGACCAGCCAGGCAACCGGCACCAGGGGGCGCCGGTCACCGGGGGAGAAGCAGACGACCCTGCCGACCCCGAGCAGACGAGCCCGAGCACGCCCGCCTTCCCCGACCGCACCCCGCGCCGCCGCAGCCGCAACCCGAGCGAGCGCGCCCGCAAGACGACCACCCGCCTCTCCGACACCGAGAAATCCGAGATCACCGACGCCGCCACCCAGCGCGGCGTCACCGTCGCCCGCTTCCTCGCCACCGCCGGCCTGAGCGCCGCCCGCGGACACGCCGCCGTGCACAGCAACGACCAGCTCGACGCCGCCATCGACGAACTCGCCGCACTGCGCACCGCGCTGGCCCGGATCGGCAACAACATCAACCAGATCGCCTTCGTCCTCAACAGCGGTGGCCATCCGCGCGCCGGTGAACTCGAACACGCGCTGGGCACGCTGACCGGACTTCTCGCCCGAGTC
- a CDS encoding transposase family protein → MVGNSARALVISNRRITGLTADVIAELVAEVGPLWHERHQARLASRPRKRAMGAGAKHRLVFVDRLLATLVHLRHGTTHDVLACWFGVDRSTITRAINEVRPLLAERGCTISPDVRLRTLAEVVDHLGATGKTGIIDGTEIRVRRPAQGRKDRDKFISGKNKQNAVKSMVVTDGEGRMLWCSPTKPGSCADITHARQLGLVELLAGGPAVEILADAGYQGLGAQTGGRVVTPPHRKFKKNAPDWYEDMYERQRKAHSSRRIRVEHGIAHLKNWRALARHLGRREHMSDTVQAIAGLLSHQQGADLTSARQM, encoded by the coding sequence GTGGTGGGGAACTCGGCTCGTGCACTGGTCATCAGCAACCGGCGGATCACGGGCCTGACGGCCGATGTGATCGCTGAACTCGTCGCCGAAGTGGGTCCGTTGTGGCACGAGCGCCACCAGGCCAGGCTTGCCTCCCGGCCGCGCAAGCGGGCCATGGGCGCCGGCGCGAAGCACCGGCTGGTGTTTGTCGACCGGCTGCTGGCCACTCTCGTCCATCTCCGTCACGGGACTACCCACGACGTGCTGGCCTGCTGGTTTGGCGTGGACCGCTCCACCATCACCCGGGCCATCAACGAGGTGCGGCCCCTGCTCGCCGAGCGAGGGTGCACCATCAGCCCCGACGTACGGCTGCGGACTCTGGCCGAAGTCGTCGACCATCTCGGCGCGACAGGGAAGACCGGCATCATCGACGGCACCGAGATCCGGGTCCGGCGGCCGGCCCAAGGACGCAAGGACCGGGACAAGTTCATCTCCGGCAAGAACAAGCAGAACGCCGTCAAATCCATGGTGGTCACGGACGGCGAAGGACGCATGCTGTGGTGCAGCCCGACCAAGCCCGGGAGTTGCGCGGACATCACCCACGCACGCCAGTTGGGGCTGGTGGAGCTCCTGGCCGGTGGGCCTGCGGTCGAGATCCTCGCCGATGCCGGCTACCAGGGGCTCGGCGCACAGACCGGCGGACGCGTGGTGACGCCACCGCACCGCAAGTTCAAGAAGAACGCCCCGGACTGGTACGAGGATATGTACGAGCGCCAGCGCAAGGCGCACTCCTCACGCCGTATCCGGGTCGAGCACGGCATCGCACATCTCAAGAACTGGCGGGCACTCGCACGCCACCTCGGCCGCCGCGAGCACATGAGCGACACGGTCCAGGCCATCGCCGGCCTGCTGTCTCATCAGCAGGGCGCAGACCTGACATCGGCACGGCAGATGTGA
- a CDS encoding DUF2637 domain-containing protein — protein sequence MNTASAPKTAHISGWDRAAVVALGSAGCALSYDALQQMAVAIHIRGFLTYLFPLVIDGFIAYGIRALLVLRNAPLRARLYVWALFGTATAASIWANALHAVRINQDTVAGTSLRLGDAVVAVLSTIAPLALAGAVHLYILIARGPVTDADRQNLGEPGHLGQTDRGEAIEVTRTDRAGQQRSAVGQVEPGQSVTALTDRLPLSPTNEDTATRSVTGDSTPAANGQSVTDHHNRRHGAPDLPGQVDKGRTGADRPDSAAPVGDGQGSPAAVSAPPVTSPPVTDRAAQPTDDRRPDPDTEELLKIARSAVRAEDKLTRKVVAQAIRGQQIPLSSDTLTALMAQLREQHRQPVTSSRP from the coding sequence ATGAACACCGCAAGCGCGCCGAAGACGGCGCACATATCCGGGTGGGACCGCGCGGCTGTCGTGGCCCTCGGGAGCGCGGGATGCGCGCTGTCGTATGACGCCCTGCAGCAGATGGCCGTCGCCATCCACATCCGAGGCTTCCTTACCTACCTGTTCCCCCTGGTGATCGACGGGTTCATCGCGTACGGCATCCGAGCCCTCCTAGTCCTGCGCAACGCGCCCTTGCGCGCCCGGCTCTACGTCTGGGCCCTCTTCGGCACGGCCACCGCCGCCAGCATCTGGGCCAATGCCCTCCACGCGGTCCGCATCAACCAGGACACGGTCGCCGGCACCAGCCTCCGGCTCGGCGACGCGGTGGTCGCGGTGCTCTCCACCATCGCCCCGCTGGCCTTGGCCGGAGCGGTCCACCTCTACATCCTCATCGCCCGGGGCCCGGTCACGGACGCTGACCGACAGAACCTCGGTGAGCCCGGTCACCTCGGTCAGACTGACCGGGGCGAGGCCATCGAGGTCACCCGGACCGACCGGGCCGGTCAGCAGCGGTCAGCGGTCGGTCAGGTCGAGCCCGGTCAGTCGGTCACTGCTCTGACCGACCGGTTGCCGCTGTCCCCGACCAACGAGGACACCGCCACCCGGTCAGTGACCGGGGACTCGACCCCGGCGGCCAACGGCCAGTCGGTCACCGACCACCACAACCGGAGGCACGGTGCCCCTGACCTGCCGGGACAGGTGGACAAGGGGCGGACGGGCGCTGACCGCCCCGACAGCGCTGCCCCGGTCGGTGATGGCCAGGGCAGCCCGGCGGCGGTCAGTGCCCCGCCGGTCACCTCGCCGCCGGTCACTGACCGGGCTGCTCAGCCGACTGATGACCGGCGACCTGACCCGGACACCGAGGAACTGCTGAAGATCGCCCGGTCGGCGGTCAGGGCCGAGGACAAACTCACCCGCAAGGTGGTCGCCCAGGCGATCCGAGGTCAGCAGATCCCGCTGTCCAGCGACACCCTGACCGCGCTGATGGCCCAGCTGCGCGAGCAGCACCGCCAGCCGGTCACTTCCTCCCGGCCCTGA
- a CDS encoding helix-turn-helix domain-containing protein, protein MDSRGGQVEGDEPDGESLPELLRSWRSRTDPREIMGLAASGRRSKGLTQRDVARLTGVSERWYGALERGNEAKYSADFLDRLSSALRLSPAERRALYLRAVGRPPALASTPDVDAATDVDEVLLQQFLDNQSPAPAFATDLAWNVISYNEPLLDWFPWAAYQANQMRWAFLEPEAREHLVNWEQDWARPFLGQIRYERAHHPKSEALRQLERDILAGSPAARQMWDRREMVEHSHGALRRLRIPYHQGREVAVRIVALRPMRSDLLRVIVLLEGRHGSDAV, encoded by the coding sequence ATGGACTCTCGGGGCGGGCAGGTCGAGGGCGACGAACCTGACGGTGAGTCCCTGCCTGAGCTGCTGCGATCATGGCGGAGCCGCACGGATCCCCGCGAGATTATGGGCCTGGCGGCCTCGGGGCGCAGGAGTAAAGGGTTGACGCAGCGTGACGTGGCTCGTCTGACCGGAGTGAGCGAACGTTGGTACGGCGCACTGGAGCGCGGCAACGAGGCCAAGTACTCGGCCGACTTCCTCGATCGGCTCTCGTCGGCGCTGAGGCTGAGCCCGGCAGAGCGTCGCGCGTTGTACCTGAGGGCGGTCGGTCGTCCGCCGGCACTTGCCTCAACGCCGGATGTGGACGCGGCAACAGATGTGGACGAGGTGCTGCTCCAGCAGTTCCTGGACAATCAGTCCCCCGCTCCCGCCTTCGCCACGGATCTCGCATGGAACGTGATCAGCTACAACGAGCCGCTGCTTGATTGGTTTCCGTGGGCTGCCTATCAGGCCAATCAGATGCGATGGGCTTTTCTGGAGCCGGAGGCTCGTGAGCATCTCGTGAACTGGGAACAGGACTGGGCCCGCCCATTTCTCGGGCAGATCCGCTATGAGCGGGCTCACCACCCGAAGAGCGAGGCCCTGCGGCAACTGGAGCGCGACATCCTCGCGGGATCGCCAGCCGCGCGACAGATGTGGGATCGTCGCGAGATGGTCGAGCACTCCCACGGTGCTCTGCGCCGGCTCAGGATTCCGTATCACCAAGGACGGGAAGTTGCTGTCCGCATCGTCGCCCTGCGACCGATGCGCAGCGACCTCCTCCGAGTGATCGTGCTGCTGGAAGGCCGCCACGGAAGCGATGCCGTCTGA
- a CDS encoding Secondary metabolite protein has product MTEKNERTFAELLDYLFREVHPKGRGPYTYAEVSQGIRDTSGVTISASAIQQLRTGTNTNPKMQTIRALAGFFGVNPGYFFDGEEAERQRAEIQVIAAMRDQGVRRVALRANGLSTSSLHMLNTVIDQARRLEGMPEESDDSGLLDDE; this is encoded by the coding sequence ATGACCGAGAAGAACGAGCGCACCTTCGCGGAGCTGCTCGACTACCTGTTTCGGGAGGTGCATCCGAAGGGGCGCGGTCCGTACACGTACGCGGAGGTGTCACAGGGGATCCGCGACACCTCGGGCGTGACCATCTCCGCAAGCGCCATCCAGCAGCTCCGCACCGGAACCAACACGAACCCGAAGATGCAGACCATCCGGGCGTTGGCCGGATTCTTCGGGGTGAACCCGGGCTACTTCTTCGACGGGGAAGAAGCCGAACGGCAGCGTGCAGAGATCCAGGTGATTGCCGCCATGCGCGACCAGGGGGTGCGCCGGGTCGCCTTGCGCGCCAACGGGCTCAGCACGTCGAGCCTGCACATGCTGAACACCGTGATCGACCAGGCTCGCCGACTGGAGGGAATGCCGGAGGAGTCGGACGACTCCGGGCTGCTCGACGACGAATGA
- a CDS encoding transcriptional regulator, translated as MLAMPSGTPACPDTDRQRRLAAQLADMIPGAATVRVSLNDPKEAWPHPHAIVKDEPLELGPTTARVAARWILRAWPEADWTRPHTFDVAAATLTRSDLVAAGQGC; from the coding sequence ATGCTCGCCATGCCGAGTGGAACCCCGGCCTGCCCGGATACCGACCGCCAGCGCCGCCTCGCCGCCCAGCTCGCAGACATGATCCCGGGCGCGGCCACTGTCCGGGTCAGCCTCAACGACCCGAAGGAGGCGTGGCCCCACCCGCACGCCATCGTCAAGGACGAGCCCCTGGAGCTGGGGCCGACGACCGCAAGGGTCGCAGCCCGCTGGATCCTGCGAGCCTGGCCGGAGGCGGACTGGACTAGGCCGCACACCTTCGACGTCGCCGCCGCGACCCTCACCCGCAGCGACCTGGTCGCCGCCGGTCAGGGCTGCTGA
- a CDS encoding WhiB family transcriptional regulator, producing the protein MTSTMNGPAHHRQLGDQTWQAEAICQSTEYHPVDPEVFFPEPDETAKIATAKALCGQCPVRRTCLDAALEGGDTDGIRGGLTEEERGPLHDKLASRLDYSRVNATIAGRDVHLTHAERRAVEYAAYRHGVSEQRLAWLLKVTEEHAKKRYREIRRAERNRTLNQPTTNTPPPETSGERLIRDDFGTAA; encoded by the coding sequence ATGACCAGCACGATGAACGGCCCCGCCCACCACCGTCAGCTCGGCGACCAGACCTGGCAGGCCGAAGCCATCTGCCAGAGCACCGAGTACCACCCGGTGGACCCCGAAGTCTTCTTCCCCGAACCCGACGAGACCGCCAAGATCGCCACGGCCAAGGCGCTGTGCGGCCAGTGCCCGGTCCGCCGTACCTGCCTGGACGCCGCTCTCGAAGGGGGTGACACCGACGGGATCCGTGGCGGCCTGACGGAGGAGGAGCGCGGGCCGCTGCACGACAAGCTCGCCAGCCGCCTCGACTACAGCCGCGTCAACGCCACCATCGCCGGGCGCGACGTGCACCTCACCCACGCGGAGCGCCGTGCGGTCGAGTACGCGGCCTACCGCCACGGGGTGAGCGAGCAGCGCCTGGCCTGGCTTCTGAAGGTCACCGAGGAGCACGCCAAGAAGCGATACCGCGAGATCCGCCGGGCCGAGCGCAATCGAACCCTGAACCAGCCCACTACGAACACCCCACCCCCCGAGACCAGCGGCGAGCGCCTGATCCGCGACGACTTCGGGACGGCGGCATGA